Genomic DNA from Fimbriimonas ginsengisoli Gsoil 348:
TGCTGCGCTACCGCTCCAACCTGCTTGGCAGCGATTTACGGCTCACTAATTTTGGCGGCGGGAACACCTCCGCGAAGGTGACGATGGCGGACCCGGTAACCGGCGAGGACGTCACCGTCCTCTGGGTGAAAGGGAGCGGCGGCGACCTGGGAACGATCAAGCGGGACGGCTTTGCGACGCTCTACCTGGACCGGCTGCTCGCGCTGAAAAACCGCTACAAAGGTGTCGACGAAGAGGACGCGATGGCGGACATGTATCCGCTCTGCACGTTTAACAACAACCCGAGAGCGGCGAGCATCGACACTCCGCTGCACGGCTTTCTGCCTTACAAACACGTTGACCACCTGCACCCGGACTGGGCGATCGCGCTGGCGGCATGCGCGAACGGACCCGAGCAGCTGAAGCGGCTGGAAGAGGAAACGGGCCTCAAGCTGGCTTGGCTCCCCTGGAAGCGGCCCGGATTCGAGCTCGGGCTTTGGCTTCAGAAAGCGGATGCGGAGAACCCCGGCCTCGACGGAATCATTCTCGGCTCGCACGGGCTGTTTACCTGGGGGAACACTAGCCGCGAGTCGTATTTGAACACCCTTCGAGTCATCGACGGCATTGGCCAGTACGTGATGAAGCGGGTCGACGCCAAGGGCGAGGCGCTGTTTGGCGGGGCCGTCGGCGATGTCCGCGAAGACCGCGAGCGGCTAGCCGTCGACCTACTTCCAGCGCTGCGAGGGCGGATCGGAGGAGTAATTGGCCACTATGACGCGAGACCCGAAGTCTTGCGATTTGTGAACTCGGCCAAGCTGGACGCGCTGGCTTGGCAGGGGACGAGCTGCCCCGACCACTTCGTGCGCACCAAGGTGCGGCCGATGGTGCTCAGGGACACCAGCGTGGCGGGAATCGAGGCGGCTTTCGCCAAATACCGGAACGAGTACCGCGCGTATTACGAAGAGAATCGTCTGCCCGATTCACCCGCCCTCCGGAACCCCAACCCTACGGTGGTGCTCGTCCCCGGAGTTGGCCTGTTTAGCTTTGGGAAGAATAAGACCGAGGCGCGAATCACCGGCGAGTTCTATGTCAACGCGATCCACGTGATGGAAGGAGCGACCGCGCTCGCCGGCGAGCTGCCGATGCAGGCGGGCATTCAGCCAGAGCTTGTAGTGGATAACTACGTAGCGCTTCCCCTGCGCGAGGCATTCAACATCGAATATTGGAGCCTGGAAGAGGCGAAGCTGCAGCGGATGCCTCCAGAAAAGGAGATGAGCCGCAAGGTAGCGGTGTTGGTCGGCGCGAGCCCCGGCATCGGCCACGGAGTCGCCGAGCTGCTCCTGAAAAACGGAGCCCACCTGGTGGTCACCGATGTCAACGCCGAACTCGCCGAGAAGACGGCGGAGGAGATGCGCGCGAAGTATGGGCGTGAAGTGGTCGCTTCCCAAGCGGTCAACATCACGGATCGAGAATCGGTGCGGCGGATGCTGGATGGAGTGGTAAGCGAATACGGCGGGTTGGACGTGCTGGTCAACATCGCGGCTGTCTTCATCGCCCCGGGACCGGACGGCAAAGTGGCGGATGAGCTGTGGAAGCGAACCTACGAGATCAACGTCGTCGGCTCAGCGATCATCGCGGAAGAGGCTCGGGCGGTGGTGGCAAAGCAGGGAACGAAAGGCTCGTTCGTCCTGGTCTCGAGCGCAAACGCCGTGGTGAGCAAGAAGGGGTCGGTAGCTTACGACACCAGCAAAGCGGCGGTGAATCACCTGGTACGAGAGCTCGCCATCGAGTTCTCACCCGATGTAAGAGTCAACGCGATCGCCCCGGCCACCGTGGTCGAAGGATCGCAGATGTTCCCGCGCGACCGAACGATCTCTTCGCTTCAGAAGTACGATATCGCCTTCGAAGAGAGCGAGTCGACGGAAGATCTGAGAGCCAAACTGGCTAACTTTTATGCACAGAGAACGCTGCTTAAACAGCCGGTCTCCCCGGCAAAGGTAGCCGAGGCGATCTACCTTCTCGCCACCGACCGCTTCTCGCTGACCACGGGACATGTGGTGCCCGTCGACGCGGGTCTCCCCGAAGCCTTCCTCCGATAGAACGCCATGCGACTCCTCATCAACGAAGATCCGTTCCCGCTCGACATGACGGCGCTGCCATGGAGCGGGAGGGGGCAGTGGGAGTGTTCCTGGGTTTCCCTCGACCCGAAGCCGGAACAACCGTTCGTGGCCGCCTACCGGCTTCTATTCGAGGCGCCGATAGACGAGATCGTGCGGGTGCACGTGACGGCCGACGAGCGGTACGAGCTTTGGCTGGACGGCCAGTACGTGGGTCGGGGAAGCGAAAGGGGCGACGGCGAGCACTGGTTTTTCGAGACGTACGAGTTGGAGTTATCGGCGGGACCGCACGTGCTCGTCGCGAAAGCTTGGTCGCTGGGTGAAAAGGCGCCCTACGCCCAAATCTCGGCGGGGCATGGATTCTTGCTCTGTCCGCAAACCGGCGACTGGCAGGAGCGGATCGGCACTGGAAAAGCCGCCTGGGAGGCCAAAGAACTACCCGGCTACGAGCTTACGAACCCGCTGACCGCCTGGGGAACTGGGTGGAACGTCGCCATTCACGGCGATGCGGTCGCCTGGGGTTGGGAGAACGGTGAAGGTGACGGATGGTCGCCAGTCGCCGTGGGCCTGCGAGGGATGAGCCCGGGCGTAAACGACCGCACTCCTTACCACCTGTTGGTGCCGGCGGTATTGCCGCCGATGCTGGAGCGGCGTTGGCCGACCACGTCCCTGGAGTTGGTCGCCGAAGCGCCCGAAGGGCCGACGAATGTGGTGGCGATCCGGAAATCGGACGATTTGATCGGAGAGCACGAGGACTGGATGCGATTGCTGGCGGACGATGAGCCGCTGACGATACCACCCCACACCCGGCGACGCATCTTGGTGGACCTCGAGGATTACGTGTGTGCCTACCCGCGCGCGGTGCTGAGCGGAGGCAAGGGAGCCCGCCTTCGGATCAATTGGCAAGAGTCGCTGTACGAAACCGTCGAGGGGGCGGAAAAGGGGAATCGCGACGAGATTGAAGGGAAGTTCTTCAATACTATCTGGCACAAATCCGAAGGGGTCGGCGACACTTTCGTCTCGGGAGGAAGCTCGGGTCAACGGTTCGACACGCTCTGGTGGCAGGCGGGTCGCTACGTCGAGCTGCTCGTGGAGACGCAGAACGATTCCCTGACGATCGAACGACTGGAGCTTATCGAGACGCACTATCCGTACGAGTTCGACGCGACGTTCAGTGCCAGCGACGAGCGGCTGGAGGCGATCATTCCGATCATGCGACGCGTGCTGGAGATGTGTTCGCACGAGACGTATATGGACTGCCCGTACTTCGAGCAGCTTCAGTACATCGGAGACACGCGGCTCCAGGTGCTGGTGACCTACGCTCAGACGAACGACGACCGGTTGCCGAGGAAGTCGATCCGGATGTTCGACGCGTCGAGGCAGATGTCGGGGCTTACCCAGTCCCGCTACCCGTGCCGCGTGCTGCAGATCATCCCGCCGTTTTCCCTTTGGTGGGTGACCATGCTGCACGATTTCGCGCTCTGGCGAGGCGACCTCGAGTTCGTTCGGGAGCGAATGTTGGGCGCTCGCGGCGTTTTGGATGCATATCGCGCGAAGGTCGACTCCGACCAACTGCTCGGCGGCGTGGACGGCTGGAACTTCGTCGACTGGGTGCCGAGCTGGAATTCGGGCATGCCAAAGGACGCGGTGAGCGGAAAGAGCAGCGTGCTCAACCTGCAGTTCGCGCTAACACTGGCGAAGGCAGCGGAAATCGAGGAATGGCTCGGGGAACCCGAGATGGCGGCCCGGCATCGTCGGACCGCGAAAGGCATCATCTCGGCCGTAAACGACCATTTCTGGAGCGAGGAGCGGGGGTTGTACGCGAACGACTTGGCTCACACGGAGTTCAGCGAGCATGCTCAGTGCTTGGCGCTGTTGGCGGATGCGGTCCCGGCGGAACGCCGCGAGTCGGTCGTTCGGCACCTCCTAGAGGACGACGATCTGGATCGGACGACGGTCTATTTCAGCCACTATTTGTTCGAAACCTACACACTTCTTGGCCGCACCGACCAGATCCTGAAGCGAATGGACCTGTGGTTCGAGCACCCGGCGAAGGGGATGAAGACGACGGTAGAGATGCCAGAGCCGACCCGCTCGGATTGTCACGCCTGGGGAGCGCATCCGCTGTTCCACTACTACGCTTCGTTTCTGGGGATCCGCCCTACCGCCCCGGGATTCTCCGAGGTGGAGATTCGACCGCAGTTGGGTGGGCTGATGTCCGCTGAGGGGACCATGCCGACGCCTCGGGGCGAGATTTTCGTCTCCGTGGATGGATCGGGGATTTCGGTCAAATTGCCGCCGGGCATGAGGGAGGTAGTCGTGCACGACAAGAACGGTGGCACCCCCCGTATCGTTTTTACCTCTGAAGGGGTTTAGGGCAAATGCAGCTCAGGGGGTTGCTTTCCGCGCGACAAATGGCGTGCGAAGCCATAATATCGAACTAAGGAGGCCTGAACCCATGAGTTTTGATCTACCCGCCAGCATAGAACGCGAGCTGGAGAAATATGCCCAGTCCGAGCATATTTCGCCCTCTGAGGCCGCGGTGAAGTTCATACAGTCCGGGCTTAAGTCCAGCCGCCGCAAAACCACGCACGAGGTCACCGAGGCGGATTTAGAAACCCTTCGCCAGAACGTTCCGATCTTCGCCTTCCTAGAAAACCTTCCGGATAACGTGATTGACGGTATGGAAGCGGCCAGCAAGCAAGTCCGCGCCGAAAGGTTCACCCCTCGTGGATAAGGTTCTGATCGACA
This window encodes:
- a CDS encoding bifunctional rhamnulose-1-phosphate aldolase/short-chain dehydrogenase; this encodes MHLRYLKDLWNDDETRGMDEPELLRYRSNLLGSDLRLTNFGGGNTSAKVTMADPVTGEDVTVLWVKGSGGDLGTIKRDGFATLYLDRLLALKNRYKGVDEEDAMADMYPLCTFNNNPRAASIDTPLHGFLPYKHVDHLHPDWAIALAACANGPEQLKRLEEETGLKLAWLPWKRPGFELGLWLQKADAENPGLDGIILGSHGLFTWGNTSRESYLNTLRVIDGIGQYVMKRVDAKGEALFGGAVGDVREDRERLAVDLLPALRGRIGGVIGHYDARPEVLRFVNSAKLDALAWQGTSCPDHFVRTKVRPMVLRDTSVAGIEAAFAKYRNEYRAYYEENRLPDSPALRNPNPTVVLVPGVGLFSFGKNKTEARITGEFYVNAIHVMEGATALAGELPMQAGIQPELVVDNYVALPLREAFNIEYWSLEEAKLQRMPPEKEMSRKVAVLVGASPGIGHGVAELLLKNGAHLVVTDVNAELAEKTAEEMRAKYGREVVASQAVNITDRESVRRMLDGVVSEYGGLDVLVNIAAVFIAPGPDGKVADELWKRTYEINVVGSAIIAEEARAVVAKQGTKGSFVLVSSANAVVSKKGSVAYDTSKAAVNHLVRELAIEFSPDVRVNAIAPATVVEGSQMFPRDRTISSLQKYDIAFEESESTEDLRAKLANFYAQRTLLKQPVSPAKVAEAIYLLATDRFSLTTGHVVPVDAGLPEAFLR
- a CDS encoding alpha-L-rhamnosidase C-terminal domain-containing protein yields the protein MRLLINEDPFPLDMTALPWSGRGQWECSWVSLDPKPEQPFVAAYRLLFEAPIDEIVRVHVTADERYELWLDGQYVGRGSERGDGEHWFFETYELELSAGPHVLVAKAWSLGEKAPYAQISAGHGFLLCPQTGDWQERIGTGKAAWEAKELPGYELTNPLTAWGTGWNVAIHGDAVAWGWENGEGDGWSPVAVGLRGMSPGVNDRTPYHLLVPAVLPPMLERRWPTTSLELVAEAPEGPTNVVAIRKSDDLIGEHEDWMRLLADDEPLTIPPHTRRRILVDLEDYVCAYPRAVLSGGKGARLRINWQESLYETVEGAEKGNRDEIEGKFFNTIWHKSEGVGDTFVSGGSSGQRFDTLWWQAGRYVELLVETQNDSLTIERLELIETHYPYEFDATFSASDERLEAIIPIMRRVLEMCSHETYMDCPYFEQLQYIGDTRLQVLVTYAQTNDDRLPRKSIRMFDASRQMSGLTQSRYPCRVLQIIPPFSLWWVTMLHDFALWRGDLEFVRERMLGARGVLDAYRAKVDSDQLLGGVDGWNFVDWVPSWNSGMPKDAVSGKSSVLNLQFALTLAKAAEIEEWLGEPEMAARHRRTAKGIISAVNDHFWSEERGLYANDLAHTEFSEHAQCLALLADAVPAERRESVVRHLLEDDDLDRTTVYFSHYLFETYTLLGRTDQILKRMDLWFEHPAKGMKTTVEMPEPTRSDCHAWGAHPLFHYYASFLGIRPTAPGFSEVEIRPQLGGLMSAEGTMPTPRGEIFVSVDGSGISVKLPPGMREVVVHDKNGGTPRIVFTSEGV